In Blattabacterium sp. DPU, the genomic window ACGATATAATTTTTTTCTTTTATAGAAAATTTTTTTGCTTCTCCTATTTGATTATTTAAATTTAAGTGAATTTGATTGAAAAAATACTGATGTTCTCCCTTTTTCAAAAAAACATATTTATCTTTTGATTGAGCATACAAATCGCCATTTTTCCAATTAAATTCTATGTAATCTGATTCAATTTTTGTATTATAATATTCTATTGAAGCTTGTCCTTTTAAATATGATTTTCCTTTTTTTATATCGTGTTCTTGTATATTAGATTTGTATTTTAAAACATCTTTTAAAAAAGAAAAATTATTTTTTGTTTTATCATATATAACATTATCATTTTCTTTTTTTTCGTTTCCGTAAAAAGTATATGTTGAAAAAATGGATAACAATATGATATAAACGTAAAATTGAATTTGATACAAATTTATTTTATTTAATGAAAGAATGTTCACTAAAAAATTTTTTTTACATATAATTTATCCATACATAATCCTAATATTTCTAATATGGTTAAATTAAATATTGGATGATTCTTGTTTGGAGCTATTTCACACATAGGTTCTAAAACAAATCTACGTAAATGTAATAATGGATGTGGAATTGTCAAAATTAAACTACGTATGATGATATGATCGTAAAATAAAATATCTATATCTATTTCTCTATTTTGATATTCTTTCTTACAAAAATTTCTTTTTCTTCCTATGAGGTATTCTAAATTCAAAATATGTTTTAAAAGATCCACAGGAGAATAATTTGTTTTTATATGTAAGATCCTATTATAAAAAATAGACGAATTTTTCATATTCCATGCTTCGCTTTCAAAATATGATGAAATTTTAACAATCTTACCTATCTTTTGAGATATTAAAATCAAAGATTTATCCAAAAAATTTTTTTTATCTTCTTTGTTACTTCCTTGCAATAAGAATACATTATGTTCTTTCAAAAAAAAAGTTTTTAAATAAATTCAATATACTGAAAAACTGTATTTTTTATTTAAATTAGGTAAATATTTTCATAGAAAAAATATTGATGGGATTAGTAGTAGATTTTATGAAGAATCTTTTCACCCAAGAAATAGCTATAGATTTGGGAACGGCAAATACGCTGATTATGCATCAAAATAAGGTAATAGTAGATTTACCTTCAATAATCGCAATAGATGTAAGAACAAAAAAAGTATTAGCTGTAGGAGAGGAAGCTAAGCAAATGCAAGGAAAAACACATGAAAATATTAAAATATATAAACCATTGAAAGATGGAGTTATTGCTGATTATCAAGTTGCAGAACTTATGATCAAAGAATTTATTAAAAAAGTTCCAGGTGTCAATAACAAATTTTTTACTCCATCATTAACGATGGTTATTTGCATTCCATCTGGAATAACTGAAGTAGAAAAAAGAGCAGTGAAAGATTCTGCACAACATCTTAATGCTAAAGAAGTTTATCTTATTGAAGAACCTATGGCAGCTGCTATTGGTTCAGGTATTTCTGTAACTAAAGCAGAAGGAAATATGATTATTGATATAGGAGGTGGAACAACAGAATGCGGAGTAATAGCTTTAGGTGGAATAGTATGTCAAAAATCTATAAAAATAGCAGGAGATGTTTTTACTAATGATATAGCTTATTTCCTTCGTTCTAAGTATAATCTATATATTGGAGAAAGAACTGCAGAAAAAATAAAAATAGATATAGGAGCGGCTATGGAATCCATAGAAACACCTCCAGAGGATATTCACATACAAGGAAGAGATCTTCCGACAGGAAAACCAAAAGAAATGAATCTTTCTTATAAAGAAACGATTCCTGCTTTAGATAAATCTATTTTACGAATAGAAGATGCTGTGATGGAAACACTTTCTAGAACTCCTCCAGAACTTGCAGCAGACATTTATAAAACAGGAATATATATGGCTGGAGGAGGATCTCTTTTAAGAGGTTTAGATCAAAGAATATCTAATAAAACGGGTCTTTCTGTTTCTTTAGTAGAGGATCCTCTAAGAGCTGTAGTAAAAGGAACAGGTGTTGCGTTAAAAAATATTGATAAATTTACATTTTTAATGAAATAGGGTTGATAGATTAATTTTATGCGTGAATTTTTTAATTTTTTTTTGAAATGTCGTTTTTTTATTTTCTTTTTTTTACTAGAATCCGTAGCTATTTTTCTTTCTTTTTCAGATTCAAAAATTCATCAATATATTTATGCTGGTTCTTCCAATTTTATGATTGGAAAAATTTATGAAAGTATCTATAAGCTACGTAGTTATTTTTTATTAGAAATTGAAAATAAAAAACTTATAGATGAAAATAAAAGATTACGTGAGGATCTCATTTCTTCTAAAATTAGAAAAATATCTAGAGATTTTAAAGAAGAAAACATTAATTATTTACAAGAATATGTTTTTACTCCAGTACAAATTATTAATAATAGTATTTACGAACAGGAAAATTATATAACTATTAATAAAGGAAGTATAGACGGAATAAAACCAGACATGGGAATTATATTATCTGATGGAATCGCAGGAATTATTATAAAAACGTCTCCCCACTTTAGTATAGCAATTTCTCTTTTAAATTCCCAAATTAAAGTTAATGCTAGACTAAAAAAAAATAAATATTTTGGAACTTTAAGCTGGGATGGCTTAGATCATGAATATGTCATTTTATATGATATACCCAGACATTCCACTATACATAAAGGAGATATTGTAGAAACAGACGGAAAATCTGCTACTTTTCCTGAAGGAATACCAATTGGAAGAGTTCATTCCTATAAATTTGATGAAGAACATGCTAATTATATTATAAAAGTGAAACTTATGGCTAATTTTTCTACCATAGAAAATGCTTATGTTGTAAAAAATTTATTAAAAAAAGAATGGAATGAGGTTCAACTTTATAAAGTTGAAAATAAGCAATGAAATTAATCAAAAGTTTTATTATTTCTGTTTTTTATATTTTTTTTCTTTGTTTAATTCAAATATCTATATTAAATTCTTTATTTCTATTTTTAGGATATTATTTTTACATTTATGTTATTTTCATTTTGGTATATCCATATAATGAAAATAGATTTGCATTTTTATTTTTATCATTTTTAATAGGTTGTATTATAGATTATTGCATGAATTCTGGAGGAATTCATGCTTTTTCTTCTACTTTATCTGCTTTTTTAAGATTAAAATTTTTACAGTTTTTTGATGGAAAAAATTTTATAAATAGAAATGATTTCTCAATTTACGAATTACCTTTTCTTAGAAAAATACTTTATATATTTTCTTTAGTTGTTACACATCATTTTTCTTTGATAATATTAGAAGTGTTAAAAGGTGCTATTTTCAACAAAATTATTTTATTTAGAACAATATTTAGCAGTATTTTTACAACTGTTTTATGTATTATATATTTTTTTTTCAGAAAAATTAAACATTGAAAAACTTATATAAGTTTTATATATTATTGAGTTTTGTAGGTCTAATTTTGGTAATTAGATTATTTTATATACAAATATATACAGAAAAGTATATTCTGAATGCTTTTAATACTTCTATAAAACAGGAAATTATTATTCCTGAAAGAGGATCCATTTTTGATAGAAATGATAATCTATTAGTATTTAATAAATCTATTTACGAATTAATTGTTATTCCTATTCTTATAGATGAACATTTTAATGTTGTAGAATTTTGCAATCTTGTAGGAATTAATGAAAATACTTTTTCTAAAAATTTAGAAAAAGCAAAAGCTTATTCTAAATATTTACCATCTGTTTTTTTACCTTTTATTTCAAAGGAAAAATTTGCGACTATACAAGAAAAACTTTATAAATATAAAGGTTTTGATTGGACAAAACGTTCTCTTAGAGATTATAAGGTAGATAGTTCGGCTAATGTTTTAGGATACATAGGAGAAGTCACTCAAAAAGATATTAAAAAGGAATCTAATTATTATCAAATGGGAGATTTTATCGGTTGGGCTGGAGTAGAAAAGTCTTATGAAAAAATATTAAGAGGAAAAAAAGGAGTTAAATATTGGGTAAGAGATAGAAAAGGATGTATTATAGGAAGTTATAATAATAGTAAAAATAATGTAAAAGCTATAAGTGGAAATGATATTTCTTTAACTATAGATTGGAATTTACAAAATTATGTAGAACAACTTATGTATAAAAAAAAGGGAGGAATAGTTGCTATAAATCCAAAAAATGGAGAGATTTTATCTTTAGTATCTAGTCCTATTAATAATCCCAATTTATTTGTAGGAATAAATCGTTCTAAGGAATTTAAAAAATTAATGAAAGATACAATAGATAATCCTTTATTTGATAGGACAACACAAGCTCGTTATCCTCCAGCTTCTCCATTTAAATTGCTAACTGAATTAGCGGGTCTTCAAATGGGAGTAGTAGATACTAATACTACTTTTATATGTTATAAAGGATTTAGATATGGAAGAAAAAGAATTCATTGTCATTCTGGTATACATGGATTACCTATAGGAATAGAAACTGCTGTTGCCGTTTCTTGTAATAATTATTTTGCACAAGTTTATAAACGTGTTATAGAAAAATATCCTAAAAATTTGACAAAAGGATTGAATGAATGGTGTGATATTATAAAAAGTTTTGGCTTTGGAAATTATTTATATAACGATTTAGCTACAGGAGAAAAAGGAGTTATTCCTTCTGGAGATTATTATAATAAAAAATATGGAAATACAAAATGGAATGCCATTACTATTATTTCTAATAGTATTGGTCAAGGTGAAATAAATGTTACTCCTATACAATTAGCTAATATGGTTTGTGCTATAGCAAATAGAGGATTTTTCTATACTCCACATATAGTAAAACGAATTAATCATAAACCGATATCTAATCCTAATTATACTGTAGCTAAATATACAAAAGTTAAAAGTAAATATTTTGATTTCATTATTAATGGTATGGAAAAAGTTTTCATTATTGGAACTGGAAGAAGTTTTAAATCATCTGACATTAGAATGGCTGGAAAAACAGGAACGGCTCAAAATTTCATTAAAATGAATCAGAAAATAATTTCTTTACCCGATCATTCTATTTTTATATTGTTTGCTCCAGTAGAAGATCCTAAAATTGCTATTTCTGTTATAATAGAAAATGGAGGTTTTGGATCTCGTTGGGCGGGACCTATTGCTAGTCTTATTGCAGAAAAGTATATAAAAAATAATGTAAGTAGAAAAAGTCTTGAAAAAAAAATTATGACTTCAGGACTACAAAAAGTGTATAATACAATAGCAAAAATGAAAAAATTTAATATTTTAAACAATTCTTATACAAAAAATAATATTGCTAAAAAGAAATAAAATATTGTTCAGAAACATAGATTGGGGAGTTGTTGTCATTTACATGATTATGATTTTTTTTGGATGTATGAATTTATCTTCCGTTTCTACTGAAAAAGCAGAAAAACAATTAATATGGATATTATTAAGTTTTATTTTCATATTTGTTATATTTTTATTTAAACCTATTCATTATAAACATATAACTCCATTTTTATTTTTATTTACGTTGTTTCTTTTAATTGGAGTATTTTTTTTTGGAAAAAATATAAATGGAGCAAAATCTTGGTATGTTTTTGGCTCTATTAGTTTTCAACCATCTGAGTTAGCTAAAATATCAACATCTTTAATGATAGCTCATATTATGAGTCAAGAAGATATCAAGAATAATAATAAAGCATTATTACATATATCTATTATATTAGTGTTGCCTGCTTTTTTAATATTTTTGCAACCTGATCCTGGTTCTTCTATAGTTTTTTCTTCTTTTCTTCTTACATTATATAGAGAAGGATTATCTATTTATTTTATACTTTATTCTTTATTTTATGTTCTTTTATTTGTAATTTCGTTGAATTTATCTCCTTGGATTGTAGTTTCACTTTTATTTATTTTTTTCGTTTTATTTTATTTTTTAAAAAAAAGAACATCATTTTTCGATTTATTTTTTTATATATTTTTATTTATTAGTTTTTCACTTTTTTCTATTTTTTCTCCATTTTTTTTTCAAAAATTTTTAAAACAACATCATAAAGATAGAATCAATATTTTATTTCAAAACGAATTTGACAGAAAATATAGAGATAACGTAGGATATAATTTATTATATTCTAAAACAGCTATTGGTTCAGGAAAATTTTTTGGAAAAGGATATAAAAAAGGAACTGTAACAAAAGGAAAATTTGTTCCTGAACAACATACTGATTATATTTTTTGTACAATAGGAGAGGAATGGGGTTTTGTAGGAAGTATAATTTTTATTCTATTTTATTTATTATTTATTAGTCGTATTTATTTTTTATCTGAAAGACAAAAAGATATTTTTGGTAGAATTTTTGGATATTCGGTTGGAAATATTCTTTTTATTCATCTAATTATTAATTTAGGAATGGTTATGGGCCTTTTTCCAACAATAGGAATTGTTTTACCTTTTTTTAGTTATGGAGGATCATCTCTTTGGTCTTTTACTATTTTATTATTTATCTTTATAAGAATAGATGCATCAGATCAAACTAGTTTGATCTGATTTTTAGGGGCTGATTTTGGATTTGACAGCAATATTAGTAATAAAAGATAGCATATCGTGTCACGTAAGGTATTACACGAAAATAAAGCGTTACAAAATATATAAATGGCGAAAAAGAATACGCTTTTGCTGCTTAGTAAATAGCCTTAGTCTGCAAAAATGCAGAAGCAAAATATCTCTCAGAAATTTTTCCTTATAATTTCTGATCTAGAGGTACTAATAAGTTTTAAGGATAAGAAAACAGATGATTCTGAGGTTTTCTGAACCTAAATTTTGAATCTTCAGTTTTTATTCTAGATCCAAAACTGGAATGGAAATGTAGAAATTTTATTTTGGATAAGTATGTAGAAATCTTTTATACTACTTGTTTGGACGCGGGTTCGAATCCCGCCAGCTCCATTTATTCATTAAAACGTTATATAAAATAAAAAAAATTGAATTTCTTATATACTGTATATTTTCGGGCATTTTGTTGGGATTAGGATGGCCTACTGATGGAGATCCCATATATTTATTTATGGCTTTTGTTCCTTTATTGTATATAGAAAATTATTTGAATTCTTCTCTATTTTATATTTTTTTATTTTCTTTTATTACTTTTTTAACATGGAATGCTATTTCTACATGGTGGTTATCTTATGCAAGAAGAACTAATGGTACTTTTGCATTAGAAGCTTATTTAATTCCTATATTATTGAATGCTCTTTTTATGTCAGTTGTTTTTTCTTTTTATTCATGTATTAAAAAACATGTAAAAAATAAAAGAATAGGATATGTATTTCTGATTAGTCTATGGATTTCATTCGAAAAAATGCATTTAGAGTGGGAATTATCTTGGCCATGGTTAAACTTAGGAAATGGATTCGCTAATCGGACAGAATGGATTCAATGGTATGAATACACAGGTATTTTAGGAGGTTCTATATGGATATGGATCGTTAATATTGGTTTTACAGAATCTATTATTAAGTATAAAAAAGATAAAAATATTTTATCATTCTACAATAGAATATTTTTTAATATAGGAATAATTTTTTTTATGATTTTTGTTTCAAACCTCATATACACAAAATATAAAAAAAATCAATATGATCGTACTGCAAATGTATTAATTTTACAACCTAACATTGATCCATATCATCAAAAATATTGTATTTCAACTAATGAATTAGTTTCAAAATTAAAAAGATTAATAGATCGAAAAATATCTAAAGAATCTATGATAATCATAGCTCCAGAAACCATGTTTACAGAAAAAATACAAATAAAAAATATAAGTAAAAATAAAATCGTTTCTTCATTCAAAGATTACTTGAAAAAAAAATCTCCAAATACAGTGTTTATAACGGGAGTAGAATTAATATCTTTATATCAAAAAAATATAAGTAAAACTTCCATTCCCATTTTATTGAAAAAAATGAAAAATATACAATGGATAGATATTTTTAATTCAGTAATTCAAATAGGAACAAATAAAAATATTGAATTTCATCATAAATCTAAACTAGTTCCAGCAGTTGAAACTTTTCCTTATAAAAAAATATTTTCACCTATATTAGGAAATATATTACTTAATTTTGGAGGAACTGTAATAGAACTGGGAAAAGAAAATCATCCTTCTGTTTTTCAACATCCTTATTTAGGAATAAAAATAGCCCCTATTATTTGTTATGAATCCGTTTTTGGAGAATATGTTTCTAATTTTTTTAGAAAAAAAAATGTAGAATTACTGGCTATTATTACTAATGATGGATGGTGGGGTTTTTCTCAAGGACATAAACAACATATGTATTATGCGAGAATCAGAGCGATTGAAAATCGAAAATATGTAGCTAGATCTGCAAATACAGGTATTTCTTGTTTTATTGATGAAAAAGGAGAAATTATATCATCTATTCCTTATGGAAAGGAAGGTTTTTTATATAAAAAAATACATCTCAATAAAAAGAAAACTTTTTATATAAAATATGGAGATTTTCTTTATAAAATTTGTTTATTGACAATGATTATAATTTTATTATATACTATCATATGTAATATATATAAAATATGAAAAAATTTTAATTTTTATTTAATTTTATATAAGCTTCTCCTATATGATTAACAATATCATAAGCTATCATGGCTTCTTTACTGAATTTTTTTGAGGCAATATCTCCAGCTAATCCATGTAAATAAACTCCCATAATACATGATTCTTTTTCAGAATATCCTTGAGATAATAAACTCATGATCATTCCAGTAAGAACATCTCCACTTCCAGCTGTTGCCATTCCTGAATTTCCTGTGCTATTAAAATATAAATTTCCATTAGGATCTGAAATAATAGAATAAGCCCCCTTTAATACAATAAAAATTGTATATTTTTTAGACATTTTTTTTAAAAAATGTAATTTTTCATAATCGTTTTTCCATGATCCGCATAATTTTTTAAATTCTTTCGGATGTGGAGTAAGAATAGTTTTTTCAGGAAGAAGATTCAATAATTCTAATTGAGATGATAATATATTTATAGCATCTGCATCAATTACCATAGGTATTTTTTTTTTCTTATTTTTTAAATTTAAAAAAAAAGATTCTAAAGCATATTTAGTTTTAGTATGAATGCCCATTCCCACTCCTATTCCTATTGCATTTATATTTTCATTATAATTAATAATATTACTTATCCGATATTTATTGATATCTGTATAAACAATAGCTTCTGGAAGTGCATTTTGAATAATATGATATCCACAAGAAGGAATATATACACTTAATTTTCCTATTCCAGTACGAAAACTAGCCGTTGCAGAAAGGACAACAGATCCTATCATACCAAAACTTCCGCCTATAATGATTCCATGACCATAATTTCCTTTATGTGAAAATTTTTTCCTAATTTTTTTTTTATATATAGCATAAATAAATTCATTATTAATAAAAAAATTTTTTGTTTCCATCTTACGAATACAATCATCTTTCCATCCAATATTTATCAAATACCACTTTCCAACATAATCTACATAATTTGGTAACAAAAAAGGTAATTTTGGAACTTGGAAAGTTAAAGTATGAGTAGCTTTGATTATTCCGTT contains:
- the mrdA gene encoding penicillin-binding protein 2, with protein sequence MKNLYKFYILLSFVGLILVIRLFYIQIYTEKYILNAFNTSIKQEIIIPERGSIFDRNDNLLVFNKSIYELIVIPILIDEHFNVVEFCNLVGINENTFSKNLEKAKAYSKYLPSVFLPFISKEKFATIQEKLYKYKGFDWTKRSLRDYKVDSSANVLGYIGEVTQKDIKKESNYYQMGDFIGWAGVEKSYEKILRGKKGVKYWVRDRKGCIIGSYNNSKNNVKAISGNDISLTIDWNLQNYVEQLMYKKKGGIVAINPKNGEILSLVSSPINNPNLFVGINRSKEFKKLMKDTIDNPLFDRTTQARYPPASPFKLLTELAGLQMGVVDTNTTFICYKGFRYGRKRIHCHSGIHGLPIGIETAVAVSCNNYFAQVYKRVIEKYPKNLTKGLNEWCDIIKSFGFGNYLYNDLATGEKGVIPSGDYYNKKYGNTKWNAITIISNSIGQGEINVTPIQLANMVCAIANRGFFYTPHIVKRINHKPISNPNYTVAKYTKVKSKYFDFIINGMEKVFIIGTGRSFKSSDIRMAGKTGTAQNFIKMNQKIISLPDHSIFILFAPVEDPKIAISVIIENGGFGSRWAGPIASLIAEKYIKNNVSRKSLEKKIMTSGLQKVYNTIAKMKKFNILNNSYTKNNIAKKK
- the folK gene encoding 2-amino-4-hydroxy-6-hydroxymethyldihydropteridine diphosphokinase — encoded protein: MKEHNVFLLQGSNKEDKKNFLDKSLILISQKIGKIVKISSYFESEAWNMKNSSIFYNRILHIKTNYSPVDLLKHILNLEYLIGRKRNFCKKEYQNREIDIDILFYDHIIIRSLILTIPHPLLHLRRFVLEPMCEIAPNKNHPIFNLTILEILGLCMDKLYVKKIF
- the lnt gene encoding apolipoprotein N-acyltransferase, with the protein product MLGLGWPTDGDPIYLFMAFVPLLYIENYLNSSLFYIFLFSFITFLTWNAISTWWLSYARRTNGTFALEAYLIPILLNALFMSVVFSFYSCIKKHVKNKRIGYVFLISLWISFEKMHLEWELSWPWLNLGNGFANRTEWIQWYEYTGILGGSIWIWIVNIGFTESIIKYKKDKNILSFYNRIFFNIGIIFFMIFVSNLIYTKYKKNQYDRTANVLILQPNIDPYHQKYCISTNELVSKLKRLIDRKISKESMIIIAPETMFTEKIQIKNISKNKIVSSFKDYLKKKSPNTVFITGVELISLYQKNISKTSIPILLKKMKNIQWIDIFNSVIQIGTNKNIEFHHKSKLVPAVETFPYKKIFSPILGNILLNFGGTVIELGKENHPSVFQHPYLGIKIAPIICYESVFGEYVSNFFRKKNVELLAIITNDGWWGFSQGHKQHMYYARIRAIENRKYVARSANTGISCFIDEKGEIISSIPYGKEGFLYKKIHLNKKKTFYIKYGDFLYKICLLTMIIILLYTIICNIYKI
- a CDS encoding NAD(P)H-hydrate dehydratase; amino-acid sequence: MKILSLNQIRKADQHCIDSESISSTQLMEKAAKSCFNWIIHNKYLKITKIPFIVLVGKGNNGGDGLSLSYMLHLYGAKVSVYEVNISCHYSNDFLKNKNKILQHKINFQTIYEEEKFPFFNPESYLIDAIFGIGFNRTINKYWKSFFHYINEKKFKAVISIDIPSGLFIEKNHDNFNGIIKATHTLTFQVPKLPFLLPNYVDYVGKWYLINIGWKDDCIRKMETKNFFINNEFIYAIYKKKIRKKFSHKGNYGHGIIIGGSFGMIGSVVLSATASFRTGIGKLSVYIPSCGYHIIQNALPEAIVYTDINKYRISNIINYNENINAIGIGVGMGIHTKTKYALESFFLNLKNKKKKIPMVIDADAINILSSQLELLNLLPEKTILTPHPKEFKKLCGSWKNDYEKLHFLKKMSKKYTIFIVLKGAYSIISDPNGNLYFNSTGNSGMATAGSGDVLTGMIMSLLSQGYSEKESCIMGVYLHGLAGDIASKKFSKEAMIAYDIVNHIGEAYIKLNKN
- a CDS encoding rod shape-determining protein translates to MGLVVDFMKNLFTQEIAIDLGTANTLIMHQNKVIVDLPSIIAIDVRTKKVLAVGEEAKQMQGKTHENIKIYKPLKDGVIADYQVAELMIKEFIKKVPGVNNKFFTPSLTMVICIPSGITEVEKRAVKDSAQHLNAKEVYLIEEPMAAAIGSGISVTKAEGNMIIDIGGGTTECGVIALGGIVCQKSIKIAGDVFTNDIAYFLRSKYNLYIGERTAEKIKIDIGAAMESIETPPEDIHIQGRDLPTGKPKEMNLSYKETIPALDKSILRIEDAVMETLSRTPPELAADIYKTGIYMAGGGSLLRGLDQRISNKTGLSVSLVEDPLRAVVKGTGVALKNIDKFTFLMK
- the rodA gene encoding rod shape-determining protein RodA — translated: MLKRNKILFRNIDWGVVVIYMIMIFFGCMNLSSVSTEKAEKQLIWILLSFIFIFVIFLFKPIHYKHITPFLFLFTLFLLIGVFFFGKNINGAKSWYVFGSISFQPSELAKISTSLMIAHIMSQEDIKNNNKALLHISIILVLPAFLIFLQPDPGSSIVFSSFLLTLYREGLSIYFILYSLFYVLLFVISLNLSPWIVVSLLFIFFVLFYFLKKRTSFFDLFFYIFLFISFSLFSIFSPFFFQKFLKQHHKDRINILFQNEFDRKYRDNVGYNLLYSKTAIGSGKFFGKGYKKGTVTKGKFVPEQHTDYIFCTIGEEWGFVGSIIFILFYLLFISRIYFLSERQKDIFGRIFGYSVGNILFIHLIINLGMVMGLFPTIGIVLPFFSYGGSSLWSFTILLFIFIRIDASDQTSLI
- the mreC gene encoding rod shape-determining protein MreC; the protein is MREFFNFFLKCRFFIFFFLLESVAIFLSFSDSKIHQYIYAGSSNFMIGKIYESIYKLRSYFLLEIENKKLIDENKRLREDLISSKIRKISRDFKEENINYLQEYVFTPVQIINNSIYEQENYITINKGSIDGIKPDMGIILSDGIAGIIIKTSPHFSIAISLLNSQIKVNARLKKNKYFGTLSWDGLDHEYVILYDIPRHSTIHKGDIVETDGKSATFPEGIPIGRVHSYKFDEEHANYIIKVKLMANFSTIENAYVVKNLLKKEWNEVQLYKVENKQ